In the genome of Oxalobacter aliiformigenes, one region contains:
- a CDS encoding phosphoethanolamine--lipid A transferase produces MRKIVYESTEFYDSLLIVGPLWFLAYIVFSGFPDLDQFVAGAFYQGRERWVGNHLSFLNAVPEWGGWLIPLMAVSIALVFYAVSLWQGDAGKSYVWRNHLLYLAGTVSACIFVVGLCRYFSPGYGPSDLTVYGGVLSGIGRCFPDSHAGTVFCLFALYFVFRDTYPRLARLVLSVVLFSGVLYTLTEMARGEQFLSQSLATLVMDWSLCAVLYRLSLGRILGAKPLPLPRHQAMLVAVTVVYWLIFFNRALFGQILSQRGLGTLDILVQATGVFMLLGLGFFTVLNLVVFPKVLKAVLVVLTLTAATVNYFSLHYGVVVNSNMINNVFATDIAEAGELLNFSMCVEVLFSALPLLFIIIQSPVVPQKFMKRLQWAAGLSVLSLSLGGMVLFASFQGLASLVRGEPVVRHMITPLNVVSATVKAMLADARAGEARARTVIDDRPELGPTWRQPRGSLTVVVVGETARLANWGLAGYERNTTPGLSKRNVYAFRETVSCGTSTDVSLPCMFSRVGRANYDRKRILEEESLLPVLQRAGLRVFWQDNQSGCKGVCDGVTELKINRDMAGKLCKNGHCFDGALLAGLDTHAILNPHGGTVLFLHQLGNHGPGYFRRYPRDFEVFKPACRDDKLQNCSREEIVNAYDNAILYTDYVLSGLIDWLAGMHDLDTALLYVSDHGESLGENNLFLHGAPLVIAPIEQTRVPMFLWLSAGYRERLGLDDACMREVASRSASHDMLYSSLMGILDVKSSTYEGKLDFTRACRNPDLALKVAGTRVSSGLKSRNE; encoded by the coding sequence ATGCGAAAAATAGTATACGAATCGACCGAATTTTACGACAGTTTACTTATCGTCGGGCCATTATGGTTTCTGGCTTATATTGTTTTTTCCGGATTTCCGGATCTTGACCAGTTTGTCGCCGGAGCCTTTTATCAGGGAAGGGAGCGCTGGGTCGGAAATCATCTGTCTTTTCTGAATGCTGTTCCCGAATGGGGTGGATGGCTGATTCCTTTGATGGCTGTATCCATTGCACTGGTCTTTTATGCTGTTTCCCTGTGGCAGGGCGATGCCGGCAAGTCGTATGTCTGGCGAAATCATCTGCTTTATCTGGCGGGTACCGTCTCGGCCTGTATTTTTGTTGTCGGTCTGTGCCGGTATTTTTCTCCGGGGTACGGTCCCTCCGATCTGACGGTTTATGGGGGTGTTCTTTCCGGAATCGGCCGATGTTTTCCCGATAGCCATGCCGGAACGGTTTTCTGTCTGTTTGCCCTGTATTTCGTTTTCCGGGATACGTATCCACGGCTGGCACGGCTGGTTCTGTCCGTCGTCCTGTTTTCCGGCGTGTTATATACCCTGACGGAAATGGCGAGAGGTGAACAGTTCCTTTCGCAAAGTCTGGCGACACTGGTTATGGACTGGTCTCTCTGTGCCGTTTTGTATCGTCTTTCACTGGGAAGGATTCTGGGGGCGAAACCGTTACCGCTTCCACGGCATCAGGCCATGCTGGTGGCGGTTACGGTGGTTTACTGGCTGATTTTCTTCAATCGTGCCCTTTTCGGACAGATTCTGTCCCAGCGCGGGCTGGGGACGCTGGACATTCTTGTTCAGGCAACCGGTGTATTTATGTTGCTGGGACTGGGATTTTTTACCGTCCTGAATCTGGTTGTTTTTCCGAAAGTTCTGAAAGCTGTACTGGTTGTCCTGACACTGACCGCTGCAACAGTGAATTATTTCTCACTGCATTATGGGGTCGTGGTCAATTCGAATATGATCAATAATGTTTTTGCAACCGATATCGCGGAAGCCGGCGAACTGCTGAACTTTTCCATGTGCGTGGAAGTGCTTTTCAGCGCATTGCCCTTGCTTTTCATTATCATCCAAAGTCCGGTTGTCCCTCAAAAATTCATGAAGCGGTTGCAATGGGCTGCCGGTTTGAGTGTTCTGAGTCTTTCTCTGGGAGGAATGGTTCTTTTCGCTTCTTTTCAGGGACTTGCCTCGCTGGTTCGTGGCGAGCCGGTTGTCCGTCATATGATTACGCCTTTGAATGTCGTCAGTGCCACTGTCAAAGCCATGCTGGCCGATGCCAGGGCAGGGGAAGCGCGCGCCCGTACGGTTATCGACGATCGTCCTGAACTGGGTCCGACCTGGCGCCAGCCCCGCGGATCGCTGACGGTGGTTGTCGTGGGAGAAACGGCACGGCTGGCAAACTGGGGACTGGCCGGTTATGAACGCAATACCACTCCCGGACTGTCGAAAAGAAACGTTTATGCTTTCAGGGAAACGGTTTCCTGCGGAACCAGTACAGATGTATCGCTGCCTTGTATGTTCAGTCGTGTGGGAAGGGCGAATTATGACCGGAAACGGATTTTGGAGGAAGAAAGTCTGCTGCCGGTTTTGCAAAGAGCGGGGCTCAGGGTTTTCTGGCAGGATAACCAGTCCGGATGCAAGGGAGTATGCGATGGGGTGACCGAGCTGAAGATTAACCGGGATATGGCTGGTAAACTTTGCAAAAACGGACATTGTTTTGACGGAGCGCTTCTTGCCGGTCTCGATACGCACGCTATTCTGAATCCACATGGCGGGACGGTGCTTTTCCTGCATCAGCTCGGCAATCACGGTCCCGGCTATTTCCGCCGCTATCCACGCGATTTCGAGGTATTCAAGCCGGCATGCAGGGATGATAAGTTGCAAAACTGCTCGAGAGAAGAAATCGTCAATGCCTACGACAATGCCATCCTTTATACCGATTATGTTTTATCCGGTCTGATCGACTGGCTGGCCGGAATGCATGATCTGGATACGGCATTGCTGTATGTCAGCGATCACGGTGAATCGCTTGGAGAAAACAATCTTTTTCTGCATGGCGCTCCTTTGGTGATTGCTCCGATAGAACAGACCAGAGTTCCGATGTTTCTGTGGCTGTCGGCCGGTTACAGGGAACGTCTGGGACTGGACGATGCCTGTATGCGGGAGGTTGCCAGCCGTTCGGCCAGCCATGACATGCTTTATTCCAGTCTGATGGGAATTCTGGATGTCAAGTCGTCCACTTATGAGGGAAAACTGGATTTCACTCGTGCGTGCCGCAATCCGGATCTGGCGCTGAAGGTGGCCGGGACGCGTGTTTCGTCAGGATTGAAAAGCAGGAATGAATGA
- a CDS encoding response regulator transcription factor — protein MAKILIIEDNQDIRYNLVDFLEAKGHQTDNTDDGLKALALLTLQQFDIIILDIMLPGMDGIGLCKELRTRGNETPILFLSARDSVQDRIEGLSNGADDYLVKPFSLAELELRIGAILRRVRRPASHILQVADIAMNLDELTVTRAGVPVRLNPMTFKILKILMLKSPSVVTREEMEHELWGDDRPDSDSLRTHMHNLRAAIDTPFDKPLIRTISGFGWTLRKE, from the coding sequence ATGGCAAAAATTCTCATCATCGAAGACAATCAGGACATTCGCTACAATCTGGTGGACTTTCTGGAAGCGAAAGGACACCAGACCGACAATACGGACGATGGCCTGAAAGCTCTGGCGCTTCTTACACTGCAACAGTTCGATATCATCATTCTCGACATCATGCTCCCTGGCATGGATGGCATCGGCCTGTGCAAGGAATTGCGTACACGCGGAAACGAAACACCCATATTGTTTCTGAGCGCCCGAGACTCTGTCCAGGACAGGATCGAGGGACTTTCAAACGGTGCGGACGACTATCTCGTCAAACCGTTTTCACTTGCCGAACTGGAATTGCGCATCGGCGCCATTCTGCGACGTGTCAGACGTCCAGCCTCCCATATTCTGCAAGTCGCCGACATCGCCATGAACCTGGACGAACTGACCGTTACACGTGCAGGCGTTCCCGTCCGTCTGAACCCCATGACGTTCAAGATACTCAAGATTCTGATGTTGAAGAGTCCTTCCGTCGTGACAAGAGAAGAAATGGAACACGAACTGTGGGGGGATGACCGTCCCGACAGCGACAGTCTCCGCACGCACATGCACAATCTTCGCGCAGCAATCGACACACCATTCGATAAACCCCTGATCAGAACCATATCCGGTTTTGGCTGGACATTAAGAAAAGAATAG
- a CDS encoding sensor histidine kinase encodes MTGSRTSLWKRFFPNTIKTRIAVFYSLTVLAIGIIYSGCLMYVVFETETQLMSSTMDSMVTGIVNNDLAHGKPPRLDQFSRLYIAEDPVHDIPERFAGIPDGYSEYTSGEDLHIFVKTIDNKKYVLTRSQHEFEKWERKLFLKGLFILFAISLVSFGLGFWMAKRSFQPIDRLMNETRQLNQELKEGRLGPDSFSGMWEKNEIGELAESFRITTSRLRQLLMGERQFASEVSHELRTPLTVMSTSIELLGNSENLNDHERQIISRAQRTASRMKEMISIFLNLVRQDYEHTEKIAEITEIVEENEPVWRRESDAKGLQLIVEFHENVCREKFNAILVASVFNNLVFNAIRYTKKGHVKIVVGKDSFSVLDTGAGISAKEKERIFDKGYRGKPEITEGIAGYGLGLSIASRICDVLNWRITMESHEGNGTTFTVSFNR; translated from the coding sequence GTGACCGGCTCCCGTACTTCCCTGTGGAAACGTTTTTTCCCCAATACCATCAAAACGCGCATAGCGGTATTCTATTCCCTGACTGTACTCGCGATCGGCATCATTTACAGCGGCTGCCTGATGTACGTCGTTTTCGAAACGGAAACGCAGTTGATGAGTTCGACGATGGACAGTATGGTCACCGGGATCGTCAATAATGATCTGGCACACGGAAAACCTCCCCGTCTGGACCAGTTCTCACGACTTTACATTGCAGAAGATCCTGTTCATGACATACCGGAACGTTTCGCGGGAATACCTGACGGTTACAGCGAATACACATCCGGAGAAGATCTGCATATTTTCGTCAAAACCATCGACAACAAAAAATACGTACTGACCCGTTCCCAGCACGAATTCGAAAAATGGGAACGGAAACTGTTTCTGAAAGGTCTGTTCATTCTGTTCGCGATCAGCCTGGTTTCTTTCGGACTCGGCTTCTGGATGGCAAAACGTTCCTTCCAGCCAATCGACCGGCTTATGAATGAGACGAGACAGCTGAATCAGGAACTCAAGGAAGGCCGGCTCGGCCCGGATTCCTTTTCGGGAATGTGGGAAAAAAACGAAATCGGGGAACTGGCAGAAAGTTTCCGTATAACCACGTCAAGACTGCGGCAGTTATTGATGGGTGAAAGACAGTTCGCCTCCGAAGTGAGCCACGAACTGCGTACCCCCCTGACCGTCATGAGTACCTCCATCGAGCTTCTGGGCAATTCCGAAAACCTGAACGATCATGAAAGGCAAATCATTTCGCGAGCCCAGCGAACGGCCTCGCGAATGAAAGAAATGATCAGCATATTCCTGAATCTGGTCCGCCAGGACTATGAGCACACCGAGAAAATTGCCGAAATCACCGAAATCGTCGAAGAAAACGAACCCGTCTGGCGACGCGAATCCGACGCCAAAGGTCTGCAACTGATCGTTGAGTTCCATGAAAACGTCTGCCGTGAGAAATTCAACGCCATACTGGTTGCATCCGTATTCAACAACCTCGTCTTCAACGCCATACGGTACACGAAGAAAGGTCACGTCAAAATTGTCGTGGGAAAAGATTCCTTCAGCGTCCTTGACACGGGAGCAGGCATTTCAGCCAAGGAAAAAGAACGTATCTTCGACAAGGGCTACCGCGGAAAACCGGAAATCACGGAAGGAATTGCCGGATACGGCCTCGGACTTTCCATCGCCTCCCGGATCTGCGATGTACTCAACTGGCGTATCACGATGGAAAGCCATGAAGGTAACGGAACGACATTCACGGTATCCTTCAACCGGTAA
- the htpG gene encoding molecular chaperone HtpG, with amino-acid sequence MAESEKQTMGFQAEVKQLLQLMIHSLYSNKEIFLRELISNASDAIDRLRYEALDKPELQEHDPDLKIRIFFNPEARTITISDNGIGMSREEAVAHLGTIAKSGTKEFISRLSNDQKKNDALIGQFGVGFYSGFIVADKITVESRRAGLAANEAIRWESTGEGDFTIENIEKSSRGTDITLHLREGEDDFLTNWRLKAIIRKYSDHISLPIQMLKEEWDSEAKTMKTGTELETINQANALWARSKTDITDEQYREFYKHISHDFNDPLIWTHNKVEGRTEYNQLLYIPKEAPFDLWDRNKRGGIKLYVKRVFIMDDAEQLMPVYLRFVRGVIDSNDLPLNVSREILQESRDVKMIRDGSTRRVLSMLEELAGSDDPAKKELYATFWQQFGQVLKEGIGEDPTNKERIAKLLRFASTHNDSDIQNVSLDDYISRMKENQVRIFYITAENYTAAKNSPHLEIFRKKGIEVLILTDRVDEWMLSFLQEYNEKNLVSVAQGSLDLLKLADEEETKLNEENQTEFKDTLEKMKNVLGDKVKDVRVTVRLTESPSCLIADENDLSGNLQRMLKAAGQKVPNMKPILEINPNHPLVRTLKYEGPHFNDWTNLLFDQAVLAEGGSLKDPAAFVKLMNNMLLGTLEKKND; translated from the coding sequence ATGGCTGAATCAGAAAAACAGACTATGGGTTTTCAGGCAGAAGTGAAACAGCTTTTGCAATTGATGATCCATTCGCTTTATTCCAACAAGGAAATTTTCCTGCGCGAACTGATTTCAAACGCATCGGATGCCATAGACCGGTTGCGTTATGAGGCACTGGACAAACCCGAATTGCAGGAACATGATCCGGATCTGAAAATCCGCATTTTCTTCAATCCCGAAGCACGTACCATCACCATTTCCGATAACGGGATCGGCATGAGCCGCGAAGAAGCGGTCGCCCATCTCGGTACCATTGCGAAATCCGGGACCAAGGAATTCATCTCCCGCCTGTCGAACGACCAGAAAAAAAACGACGCACTGATCGGCCAGTTCGGTGTCGGTTTTTATTCCGGTTTCATCGTCGCGGACAAAATTACGGTTGAATCCCGCCGCGCCGGTCTGGCTGCCAATGAAGCCATACGCTGGGAATCCACAGGTGAAGGCGATTTCACGATCGAAAACATCGAAAAATCCTCGCGCGGAACCGACATTACCCTGCATCTGAGAGAAGGTGAAGACGACTTCCTGACCAACTGGCGCCTGAAGGCCATCATCCGGAAATATTCCGATCACATTTCACTGCCGATCCAGATGCTGAAAGAGGAATGGGACAGTGAAGCGAAAACAATGAAAACCGGCACTGAACTGGAAACGATCAATCAGGCCAATGCATTGTGGGCACGCAGCAAGACGGATATTACAGACGAACAGTACCGCGAATTCTACAAACACATATCCCATGATTTCAACGACCCGCTGATCTGGACGCACAACAAGGTCGAAGGCCGTACCGAATACAACCAGCTGCTTTATATTCCGAAAGAAGCGCCTTTCGATCTCTGGGACAGAAACAAACGCGGGGGTATCAAGCTTTACGTCAAACGCGTTTTCATCATGGATGACGCGGAACAGCTGATGCCGGTCTATCTCCGCTTCGTTCGAGGCGTCATCGACTCCAACGATCTGCCATTGAACGTTTCCCGTGAAATCCTTCAGGAATCGCGGGATGTGAAAATGATTCGCGACGGTTCGACCCGCCGTGTTCTTTCCATGCTGGAAGAACTGGCCGGCTCCGACGATCCTGCCAAAAAGGAATTGTATGCCACCTTCTGGCAGCAGTTCGGCCAGGTTCTCAAGGAAGGCATCGGTGAAGACCCGACCAACAAGGAAAGAATCGCCAAACTGTTGCGTTTCGCCTCGACACACAACGACAGCGATATCCAGAACGTTTCACTGGATGACTATATCTCCAGAATGAAAGAAAACCAGGTCCGGATTTTCTACATCACGGCAGAAAACTATACTGCGGCGAAAAACAGTCCGCACCTTGAAATATTCCGCAAAAAAGGAATCGAGGTTCTTATCCTGACCGACCGGGTCGATGAATGGATGCTTTCGTTCCTGCAGGAATACAACGAAAAAAATCTGGTTTCCGTTGCACAGGGCAGTCTCGACCTTCTGAAACTGGCTGACGAGGAAGAAACAAAACTGAATGAGGAAAACCAGACCGAATTCAAGGATACCCTTGAAAAAATGAAGAATGTCCTGGGCGACAAAGTCAAGGATGTCAGAGTGACCGTCCGTCTGACCGAATCGCCATCCTGTCTGATTGCCGATGAAAACGACCTGTCGGGCAATCTCCAGCGCATGCTGAAAGCGGCGGGACAAAAAGTGCCGAACATGAAACCGATTCTGGAAATCAACCCGAACCATCCGCTTGTCCGGACACTGAAATACGAAGGACCTCACTTCAATGACTGGACAAACCTGTTATTCGATCAGGCCGTTCTGGCCGAGGGCGGTTCCCTGAAAGACCCGGCAGCTTTCGTCAAACTGATGAACAACATGCTGCTTGGCACACTGGAAAAGAAAAACGACTGA
- a CDS encoding ammonium transporter gives MKNLFSILLASTGLGLAGGAFAQDAAAPAAETTVTVAETAAASAVSALSAGDTAWMLTSTLLVLLMVVPGLALFYGGLARTKNMLSVLMQVFMTFSLITVLWFLYGYSFAFSGEGAIIGNVDKVFMNGITPDTMSTVLPTIPEYVFSAFQGSFACITAVLIVGAFAERIKFGAVMAFMAIWFTFSYVPMAHIVWGGGFLGEDGALDFAGGTVVHINAAIAGLVGAYLIGKRLGYGREAFMPHSLVLTMVGASLLWIGWFGFNAGSAGAANGLAGMAFVNTVIATAGATLTWAIGETFTRGKPSMLGAASGAVAGLVTITPAAGFAGPMGSLVMGLIAGPVCLWGVTGLKRMLKVDDAFDAFGVHGVGGILGAILTGIVVSPALGGTGLSSGEYSMLAQLWIQFKSVIVTVVWSGVVSFIAYKLIGMVWGLRVSEDEEREGLDKSSHGESAYHY, from the coding sequence ATGAAGAATTTGTTTTCGATCTTACTGGCGTCAACCGGTCTCGGTCTGGCTGGCGGAGCTTTTGCTCAGGATGCTGCCGCACCCGCAGCAGAGACGACGGTTACCGTTGCTGAAACGGCGGCTGCATCAGCGGTTTCCGCATTGAGCGCAGGGGATACGGCATGGATGCTGACGTCGACTCTGCTGGTTCTGTTGATGGTCGTACCGGGACTGGCCCTGTTTTATGGCGGGTTGGCCCGGACCAAAAACATGCTTTCCGTACTGATGCAGGTTTTCATGACGTTTTCACTGATTACCGTTTTGTGGTTCCTGTATGGATATTCGTTCGCGTTTTCCGGGGAGGGTGCCATTATCGGCAATGTTGACAAAGTATTCATGAATGGCATTACGCCGGATACGATGTCTACGGTATTGCCGACCATTCCCGAGTATGTCTTTTCCGCTTTCCAGGGATCTTTCGCATGTATTACGGCAGTATTGATTGTCGGTGCTTTTGCCGAACGGATCAAATTCGGTGCCGTCATGGCGTTTATGGCGATATGGTTTACTTTCAGCTATGTTCCGATGGCCCATATCGTATGGGGCGGCGGTTTCCTGGGTGAAGACGGCGCGCTTGATTTCGCCGGCGGTACGGTCGTTCACATCAATGCGGCGATTGCCGGTCTGGTCGGGGCCTACCTGATCGGAAAACGGCTGGGTTATGGCAGGGAAGCTTTCATGCCGCATTCGCTGGTGTTGACGATGGTAGGCGCTTCGCTGTTGTGGATCGGCTGGTTCGGATTCAATGCCGGTTCTGCCGGTGCGGCAAACGGTCTTGCCGGTATGGCTTTTGTCAACACGGTCATTGCAACCGCCGGTGCGACACTGACCTGGGCGATTGGCGAAACATTTACCCGAGGCAAACCTTCCATGCTGGGAGCTGCATCGGGTGCCGTTGCCGGACTGGTCACGATTACGCCTGCTGCCGGTTTTGCCGGCCCGATGGGATCGCTGGTCATGGGGCTGATTGCCGGTCCGGTCTGCCTGTGGGGCGTGACTGGCCTGAAAAGGATGCTGAAAGTGGACGATGCTTTCGATGCGTTTGGCGTTCATGGTGTAGGCGGTATTCTTGGCGCCATCCTGACAGGTATTGTGGTTTCACCGGCATTGGGAGGTACGGGGTTGAGCAGTGGTGAATATTCCATGCTGGCCCAGCTGTGGATACAGTTCAAGAGCGTCATTGTGACGGTTGTCTGGTCCGGTGTGGTTTCCTTCATCGCCTACAAATTGATCGGTATGGTCTGGGGACTCAGGGTATCGGAAGATGAGGAAAGGGAAGGTCTGGATAAATCGTCTCATGGCGAATCGGCCTATCACTACTGA
- the glnK gene encoding P-II family nitrogen regulator, which produces MKLISAIVKPFKLDEVREALAAIGIQGMTVTDVRGFGRQKGHTELYRGAEYVVDFLPKIKIEVAVADELLEQVIEAIGKSASTGKIGDGKIFVVDLEQAVRIRTGETGVDAL; this is translated from the coding sequence ATGAAATTGATCAGTGCCATTGTGAAACCGTTCAAACTGGATGAGGTCAGGGAAGCGCTGGCTGCTATCGGTATTCAGGGGATGACGGTAACGGATGTTCGCGGGTTCGGACGGCAAAAAGGGCATACCGAATTGTATCGCGGTGCGGAATACGTCGTTGATTTTCTGCCGAAAATCAAGATTGAGGTCGCTGTTGCCGACGAATTGCTCGAACAGGTGATTGAGGCGATTGGCAAATCGGCATCAACAGGAAAGATCGGTGACGGAAAGATTTTCGTCGTCGATCTGGAACAGGCCGTCAGAATCCGTACCGGTGAAACGGGTGTGGATGCATTATAA
- a CDS encoding phosphoethanolamine transferase, giving the protein MCSLTMTTIPKTFFSRRFHIDSRWLIALAACYFTTVLNLGLWRYIANHLAITGVNMFFFGISLPVLIFTALYLIFNLLVLPYIGKPLLILLLIISSAANFFIFSFGIFIDSYMIRNVFETNMREALDLITPGSLLWIFSGGVLPAILLLFARIDYRPFWKECRFRIFAIAGCLAMTGIIAALFFKEYAAFGRNHRDLPRLINPTNYIYATARYFHLQSMVNRQLQRLDEAARLAPYKDAAPTVFIMVVGETARSMNFSLNGYPRKTNPLLAKEDVISFRNVYSCGTATATSVPCMFSNMPRNRFNVNDAKYSENMLDLIQQAGFEVLWRENDDGCKGVCNRVPNEDMVKTNDIRYCDGQSCFDEVLVENLEEYLANVKKDAFIVLHMIGSHGPTYYKRYPDSFRKFTPTCDTAEIQKCTREEIVNTYDNTILYTDFVVSRAIGILKKFPHLESGLLYVSDHGESLGENNIYLHGLPYSIAPEEQKKVPTILWMSDNMKKFDHLDYSCIAKKAEENTFSHDNIFHTILALMEIRSKTYDKSLDMFDPCRLEPLP; this is encoded by the coding sequence TTGTGTTCACTCACGATGACAACCATTCCGAAGACATTTTTTTCCCGCCGTTTTCATATCGACAGCCGATGGCTGATCGCTCTCGCTGCATGTTACTTCACCACTGTCCTGAATCTGGGCCTGTGGCGCTATATCGCAAATCATCTTGCCATTACCGGCGTCAATATGTTTTTTTTCGGAATCAGTCTGCCGGTTCTGATTTTCACGGCACTTTACCTGATATTCAATCTTCTTGTATTGCCGTATATCGGCAAACCTTTGCTGATCCTGCTGCTGATTATCTCAAGTGCCGCCAACTTTTTCATATTCAGTTTCGGCATCTTTATCGATTCCTACATGATCCGGAATGTTTTCGAAACAAACATGCGTGAAGCGCTTGATCTCATCACGCCCGGTTCCCTTTTATGGATATTTTCCGGCGGAGTATTGCCTGCGATATTGTTGCTTTTTGCCCGGATCGATTACCGGCCCTTCTGGAAAGAATGCCGTTTCCGTATTTTCGCCATAGCCGGTTGCCTTGCCATGACGGGGATAATCGCCGCGCTTTTCTTCAAGGAATATGCCGCTTTCGGAAGAAACCACCGCGATCTGCCGCGACTGATCAATCCGACCAACTACATCTATGCCACGGCACGCTATTTCCATCTCCAGTCAATGGTCAACCGCCAGCTCCAGCGACTGGACGAAGCAGCCAGACTGGCTCCTTACAAGGATGCCGCGCCGACTGTATTCATTATGGTCGTCGGTGAAACCGCCCGCTCGATGAATTTTTCCCTGAACGGATACCCGCGCAAAACCAATCCTCTCCTTGCCAAAGAAGACGTCATCTCCTTCAGAAACGTTTATTCCTGTGGCACGGCTACCGCCACATCCGTTCCCTGCATGTTCTCCAACATGCCAAGAAACCGGTTCAATGTAAATGACGCGAAATATTCCGAAAACATGCTTGATCTCATACAACAGGCCGGTTTCGAAGTGCTATGGCGCGAAAACGACGACGGTTGCAAAGGCGTCTGCAACCGGGTTCCCAACGAAGATATGGTCAAAACAAACGATATCCGTTATTGCGACGGTCAAAGCTGTTTCGACGAGGTTCTGGTCGAAAATCTGGAAGAATATCTGGCCAATGTCAAGAAAGACGCTTTCATCGTTCTGCACATGATCGGCAGCCATGGGCCTACCTATTACAAACGTTATCCCGACTCTTTCCGGAAATTCACGCCCACCTGCGATACTGCTGAAATCCAGAAATGTACCCGTGAGGAAATCGTCAATACCTACGACAACACCATTCTCTATACCGATTTCGTCGTCTCACGAGCCATCGGCATCCTCAAGAAATTCCCTCATCTCGAATCCGGACTGCTTTACGTCTCCGATCACGGCGAATCGCTGGGCGAAAACAACATTTACCTGCACGGATTACCCTACTCCATTGCACCTGAAGAACAGAAAAAAGTCCCCACGATCCTGTGGATGTCCGACAACATGAAAAAGTTCGACCATCTGGATTACAGTTGCATCGCGAAAAAGGCGGAAGAAAACACCTTCTCGCACGACAATATTTTTCACACCATTCTGGCTCTGATGGAAATCAGATCGAAAACCTATGACAAGTCGCTGGACATGTTCGACCCATGCCGGCTTGAACCGCTGCCATGA
- a CDS encoding nitroreductase family protein, whose translation MNETISAMLSRRSIRSYKTRQVSDRDLNWILEAGIYAATSRNMQSWYLTAVQNKDLLKRLRDAACDTMLKSDNERNREKALDPGFSPFYNAPTLIIVSGNESRNARVDCANATQNMCVAANSLGLGSCYLASFTMAFENPAVAAVLLRDLGIPEGYSPQFGVALGYADEQPETPHRRRDVIRILK comes from the coding sequence ATGAATGAAACGATCAGCGCAATGCTCTCCCGCCGAAGCATTCGTTCCTACAAAACCCGGCAGGTTTCCGATCGCGATTTGAACTGGATTCTTGAAGCCGGCATTTACGCCGCGACATCCAGAAACATGCAATCCTGGTACCTGACTGCCGTACAGAACAAAGACCTTCTGAAAAGACTGAGAGATGCAGCCTGCGACACCATGCTCAAGTCAGACAACGAACGCAATCGTGAAAAGGCACTCGATCCCGGTTTTTCCCCTTTCTACAATGCCCCCACCCTGATTATCGTTTCCGGCAATGAATCCAGAAATGCCAGAGTGGATTGTGCCAATGCAACCCAGAACATGTGCGTCGCGGCAAACTCTCTTGGACTCGGATCATGTTATCTGGCCAGTTTTACCATGGCATTTGAAAACCCGGCCGTCGCCGCTGTTCTTCTGAGAGATCTGGGCATTCCGGAAGGATATTCCCCGCAATTCGGCGTTGCACTCGGTTATGCGGACGAACAGCCGGAAACCCCTCATCGCAGACGGGACGTCATCCGTATCCTCAAATAG
- a CDS encoding nitroreductase family protein, with translation MKLFGKHCAGMLAILAFPGMVTCADITLPPPQTKGGQGIFTLLKSRHSSTPADFPLKNISAQELSSLLWAATGQNRSPRGWTIPLAMNTAPYNKIYVLDDSGVYRYHWKQNRLIRISDKNIKNGISPQNIVGKSPVVLVFVSGSNIKKEYVYTTTGAMTQNIYLAAESMGIGGRFVMTMNEKAIREGLKLKTGEYPLNLMLIGKK, from the coding sequence ATGAAACTGTTCGGAAAACACTGTGCCGGAATGCTGGCGATACTGGCATTTCCGGGCATGGTCACCTGTGCGGACATCACACTGCCGCCTCCGCAAACAAAAGGGGGCCAAGGAATTTTCACTCTGCTGAAATCGCGTCATTCGTCAACCCCGGCCGATTTTCCGCTGAAAAATATCTCTGCGCAAGAACTCTCCAGCCTTCTCTGGGCCGCCACCGGACAAAACCGTTCACCAAGAGGCTGGACAATTCCCCTGGCGATGAACACTGCCCCCTATAACAAAATCTATGTCCTGGACGACAGCGGCGTTTACCGGTATCACTGGAAACAGAACAGGCTCATCCGGATTTCCGACAAAAACATCAAGAACGGGATCAGCCCGCAAAACATCGTCGGCAAATCACCTGTCGTGCTGGTTTTCGTTTCCGGAAGCAATATCAAAAAAGAATATGTCTATACCACAACGGGAGCAATGACCCAGAATATTTATCTGGCAGCGGAATCCATGGGAATCGGAGGCCGATTTGTCATGACGATGAATGAAAAGGCCATTCGTGAAGGACTGAAGCTGAAAACCGGTGAATATCCGCTCAATCTGATGCTCATCGGCAAGAAATGA